ATCGGTATTGTGATATAAAAAGCATCACTGTCGTTGAAAGAGTTATTTTCTGTGGGGGTTTTAATAACAACAAATCTGACATTGTCTTCTATTTCATAGCGCGGACGTTCGTCAATATCCAATGAGTCGCGCAGGAATTCAATCGGAATATCCAGACCTTCCGAAAGTTCAATGAATTCTTCTTCTTTAAAAGGGGGGACAAGATTTACCCAAACATCTCTATCACCTTTATCGATCTCAACTGTTTGTCCGTTTATATTTTTGAAGTACTGAATCATAGGGCGATTGTTAGATGTCAGATATCAGATGTATTAAAGATCAGATATCTGACAGGGTCAAATTGTTATTTCTCCTTTAAATACAAAATCTGCAGGTCCGCAAAGCCAAATATTTCTGAACTGTTGGTCATTGATCTTGTCGAATTCAACAGCGAGTTTTCCACCTTTTGTTTTGATGTCTACACGGTTGAAGCCTTTGTCATTATGTGCAAACACAAGCGCGGCGGCGGTTACACCGGTTCCACAACTGAATGTTTCATCTTCCACACCTCTCTCATATGTTCTTACCACAATATTTTTAGATTCCTGTTCCACAAAGTTTACATTGATACCTTTTTCTGCGAAGTCTTTACTGTTGCGGATACTTCTCCCTTCATTGAATACATCCAGTTTCATGATATCCTGAACCGTTTTGATATAGTGTGGTGAACCTGTATCCAGTATAGCATCTCCATTATGTTGAGTGATGGTATCAACATCTTTCATTTTTAGGCGGATCCAATTTTTTTCATCCAGTTCAGCTTCATGTTCTCCATCTGACGCAAGAAAACGATAAGTGGTTTTATGAATTCCCATGTCATAAGCAAATTTCGTCAAACACCTGCCACCATTGCCACACATGCTGCTTTCATTACCATCTGCGTTGTAGTATTTCATTTCAAAATCATACCCAGATAAAGTATTGAGTAGCATGAGTCCATCAGCACCAATGCCAAATCTTCTGTCACATAAATGATGGATTTGTGCAGTGGATAAATGGATATGACCATTGCGATTATCCATGATCACAAAATCATTTCCGGTACCTTGATATTTATAAAATGTGAGTGTCATACCAGTGATCATGCAGATAATATTTCCAAAGTTTTAATGATTAGTTTTTCAACAGCGGCAGCTCCATCTTTGCTGAATTGTTTATTGACACGATTAGCCACGATCGCGCTTAAGCTCAAACAATGATGTCCTAATAATTTTCCCAAACCATAAATACCACTTGTTTCCATTTCGAAGTTGGTAATGCGATGATTGCCATATTGAAAGCTGGTGAGCTGATCAACCCAGTCTGTATTAAATAGGCCAAGTCGAAGTACTCTTCCTTGCGGACCATAAAATCCGGGACATGTAACTGTAATGCCGTGATGAAATCCTTCAACAAAATGCTTTAATACAGAAGGACCAGCAGATGCTATATAAGGAGAAGCGATATTGTTACCCAATTTGGTGTGATTGATAAAAGCACCAACAATTTCACTTTCTTCCGGATTGTTTTTTTGTTGATAAAAATTCAGCAGGTTATCGATGCCTAATCCATGGGTACTGGCCACAAAACTATCTGCAGGAATATCGGCTTGAAGAGATCCGGATGTGCCAACTCTAACAATGGTGAGGGGAGTATGGGTAGACTTCACGGTTCTAGTATCAAAATCAATATTGACCAATGCGTCCAATTCATTTAAGACGATGTCGATATTATCGGTACCGATTCCTGTAGATACCACACTTATTCTTTTTTGACCGATGCGACCTGTATGTGTTACAAATTCGCGGTGCTGGAATTTACCTTCGACCTGATCGAAATGTTTACTCACTTCACCAACACGATCGGGGTCGCCCACGGTTATGATGGTTGGAGCGAGTTCTTCGGGTCTCAGATTCAGGTGGTATACGGCACCACGTTGATTAAGGATAAATTCACTTTCTGCAATACGGTTCATACTGAATGGGTTATCGCCGACAAATTTCGGGTTTTCGCATTTAGAATTTTGAAATTCCTTCGATTGCTTTATTTTCGCACCCTGCTACGGAAAAGGTCCTGTGGCCGAGTGGCTAGGCAGAGCTCTGCAAAAGCTTCTACAGCGGTTCGAATCCGCTCGGGACCTCTGGAAGGGATCAGGTGTCACCTGATCCCTTTTTTTATAAGTTATTGATAATCAATTGTAGTGATCTTCCACTTTGCTTTCGTTTTTTTTCCCGTTGGCGTCCGTGAAAAACACGTGAGTCAGAATAAATTTTTAACTCCTTCGAGATCTCTTTTTGCATCAAATTTAAATTTTAATCGTTTTATAATCTCTCAAAAATGATAGTAAATCGTCATGCTGATGATTTCGTTTTATTTTTAATAAAAAGCTTTATATCATATTATTACGAATGTGTTTATTATATATATGTTTATCTCTATGCGGTAGTGATCTATCATATCGGATCACTTATATAATAAAAAAAGCATTTGTGTATAATAAAATCCGCATTTTTCCTTTGATGTTTAGCATTCATCATTTAGTTTTGATGAATCATTAACAGATTATTTTGTTTCCCCCAGGCGATCTGTTAAGCGCAAAACCTTCAACATCCTATCGAAACTTTTTAAAGTTCATATCCACGCAGTAGTACTGCATCCTATTTGAATCCTTTCCTATGTGCCCCAAACAAATGTTTGGATTAGCATCATTGCAACAACTAGAATCATGGCTTTTTCTACGAGAAAATTGTTATTGTCTTCAGTACTGAGTGTGCTTTTGCTGTTTATTATTTCAGCAACTAAAGCGCAAACCAATGCTTTAAGTTTTGATGGCGTCAATGATCAGATGGTCGTAGGCACTGATACAGCATTGAATCTAAACACCCAGATCACTATTGAATCTTGGATCAAGCCTGATCTTACCAATACTCGAAACGTTCAATCGGTTATCTCAAAATCTTCTATCAGTCAGAATACAGGGTATATTTTTCCAAGAACCGATGACAATTGGAATAAGCTTGTTTTTTACATCAACTTCAATGCGCTAGGTTGGAGAAAATTAGAAGTTCCTTATACAGCTTATAAAAGTTCATGGACACATGTAGCTGCAACCTATGATGGTGCATTCATGAGAATCTATATTAATGGAAGTCCGGCAGGGGAGTTGGCAGTTACAGGAACGATTACGGTTAACACCAATCCATTAACAGTAGGATACCACAATGGATTTGAAGGCACTTCATCTGAATACTTCGCAGGAAGTATCGATGAGATCAGAATCTGGAGAAGAGCACTGGTTCAGTGTGAGATTCAAAATAACTTGACTTGTGAAGTAGCAGCCGGTGGACAAACTGGGCTGGTTTCTTATTTTAAGCTGAACCAGGGTTCAGCAGGGTTATTGAATTCTCTGCTTACAAGCGTAACCAACTCAATTGCAGGAAGAGCGAATGCTACTTTAAATAATTTTGGATTATTAGGATTGACTTCCAACTGGATTGAAGGTATCGCAACAGGTACCTGTTCTGTATTTACACCTCCGGTAACATCAGCCAGCAGTGATAAATTGTCTTATCTGAATACTGAGACCATCCAATTCAATGCAACGGGTGGTGTTTCCTACAGCTGGACCGGACCAAATGGATTCACTTCTACCTTGGCTTCACCGACTAGATCTGCGAGTGGTAATGCCGGTACTTATACAGTTGCGATTACAACAGCGAACGGTTGTGTGGTGAAACAAAATGTAACGATTCAAGTAAGTACAAGAACCGGACGTGGATTACATTTTGATGGTATCAATGATGTTGTCACAATTGCGGATAATCCTTCACTGAATACTGGTACAGGATTAACCATTGAAGCATGGATTCGTCCAACTGACCGTAACACGCCGATTCAAACCGTTGTTAATAAATCATCTTTTGCTACACAGGGTTATGTATTCCCTCGTACAGATGATGGATGGAGATCGATCTCTTTTTATGTTCACTTAGAGGGGCAAGGGTGGAAGATCGCAAGAGCTCCTTATCCATTAGTGAATGGACAACCTCAGATCAATACATGGCATCATGTGGCAGCAACATATGATGGATTCAAGTTGCGTATTTATGTGAATGGTGTATTGTCTGCAACAGAAGAATTTGTTGGTCAGTTGTCTCGCAATACAAATCCGATCTCTATTGGTAACCAATCTGGTTATACAGAATTTTATCAGGGTAATTTGGATGAGGTTCGTATCTGGAACCGTGCGCTTGATCTTTGTGAGATCACCAATAATATGAACTGTGAATTACCGATGCCACAAACAGGGCTTCAGGTGTATTATCAGTTCGACCAAGGACTTGAGTCTGTTAATAATACCGCTATTACTCAGGTTACTGATGCGAGTGGTAACAATAACAATGGATCATTGACTAATTTCACGCTGCTTAGCAATACTTCAAATTTCACAGCAGGTAAATTAACCAATGATAATACCTGTGCGCCATTCACAGCGCCTACGATCACAGCCGCTGCTAATGGATCTGTTTTAGAAGTAGGCAGTACAATACAGCTGACAGCAAACACAGATGGTGCTTCTTCATACTCATGGACTGGTCCAAATAATTTTACTTCGAATCAACAAAATCCTACATTGACCAATGCTCAGATTGTTAATGGAGGAACTTATGTTGTTACTGCAGAAGTCAATGGATGTAATCCACTTGCTAGCGTTAAAGTTGTCATAGCTAATAAAGGAGGATCCATTACATTAGATGGGGTGGATGATATGCTTACGCATCCAAGCAATGATGCATTTAAAATACAGAATCAGATCACACTTGAAAGTTGGGTATATCCAACCGATGGTCAAAGAAATATCCAAAGTGTAATGGGTAATTCTTCTCGTGCTCATAACTACGGATATATTTTCCCAAGAACTGATGATGGTTGGAAATCAGTGATCTTCTATCTGCATATCAATGGTGAGTGGAAGAAATTGACAGCTCCTGAGTTCAATGGTCTAAACCAATGGCACCATGTAGCTGCAACCTATGATGGGTTTAATATGCGTATTTATGTGGATGGAGTATTGAAAGCTACTCAGGAAGCTACAGGTACCATTACCACAATTCCTCCGGCCGACTTAAACACAACCATCAATCCTAATTTATTTGTGATCGGAAACCAGCCTGGATTTACTGAGTTCTATCGTGGTAAATTAGAAGAAGCTAAAGTTTGGAACAGAGCATTGAATCAGTGTGAGATCATTAATAATATGAACTGTGAGTTACAACCTTCACAAAGCGGATTGGTTGCTTACTACAAATTCAATCAGGGTTGGGCTAATGTTGCTAACGCTGAAACATCTGTGATCGATGCGGGTGGTAATAATCGTCATTTATCACTGGTGAATGTTGCACAAGATGGAACTGCATCCAACTGGAGTGATTTTAAAGTGAACGGTACTTGCAGCACTTATGCGGAACCACCGGTAACTGCTCAGGCAAACGGTAGTGTTTTCGGAATCGGTAGCACGATTCGTTTATTTGCGAATGGCGGTACAGCTTACGAGTGGACCGGTCCAAGTTCATTTGAATCCAATTCTCCAAGTCCGATTGTTTATAATGCACAATCTGTAAATACCGGTATCTATACTGTAGGTGTTCCATTTGTGAATTGTAAGATCTATAAGAGTGTTAGATTAACTGTTACACCATTGCCTGCTATTCAAGCCAGTGGTAATACAACGATTTGTCCTTCTTCAAAAGTTACATTATCGATTGCCTCTGTAGGAACAGCATATCAGTGGTATTTGAATGATGAGCCTATCACAGGTGCGAATTCATCTACTTATCAGGCTGGTGCTACTGGTGCATATTCAGTGGGTGTAACTGTTGATGGTAATGTTCAAATTTCAGCGCCTATTTCTGTAACTGTTGTTGATAATGTGCCTCCATCTCCAAATGTTGTTTCATTACCAACATTGAATTTGTCGGCACCGGTTACTATCACTAATTATCCAACTGCTTCGGATAACTGTAGAGGTACGGTTACGGCTACCACAAATAGTCCGCTTACCTTCACGCAAAGTGGTACTTATACGATCGTATGGACGTACAATGATGGTAATGGCAATACTGCTACTCAAACACAGCAAGTTGTTGTCGTTAGAAATGATGTAACTCCACCGGTTTTAAATAATTTACCTTCTAATGTTACCGTTAATTGTTCTGCAGTTCCTGCGGTACCAGTTGTTACAGCAACAGATGATGTAGATGGAACTGGTTCTGTAACATTTACAGAAAGCAGTACACGTAGCGCTGATATTTATAATGCAGCCTATTACAATTATACCATTACAAGAACTTGGTCTGCGACAGATGGTTCAAACAATACATCTACTGTTTCAAGAACGATTACCGTAGTAGATAATCAGGCTCCGGTATTCGGAACTATCAATAATATCAATATTGCAGCAGCTAATAATGCAGCTGGCGCCAATGTAACTTATAATGTGTCTGCGATCGATGCATGTGGAAGTCCGGTTACATATACCTATAATATCTTATCGGGTTCATTCTTCCAGATCGGTGTAACGACTGTACAGGTGACAGCAAGAGATGTGATCGGTAATACGGCGAATACCAGCTTTACTGTTAGCGTATTTGATAATCAGGCGCCTGCTATCACTGCTCCGGCAAATATTACTGTAAATACAGATGCGGGTAGCGCATTCGCTACAAACGTGAATTTGGGTAACGCAACTGTGAGTGATAATTCTGCATCAGGTGTTTCGATTACCAATAATGCACCAGCTCAATTCCCGATCGGTAATACAACGGTTACCTGGACAGCAACTGATGCAGCCGGTAACGCTACTACTGCTACACAAGTTGTGACTGTAAAAGATGTTGAACCGCCGGTGTTGGTTGTTCCGTCATCTGTAACTACCGTTACAAATAATAGTCAGGCTTATGCTACAAATGTTGCTTTAGGAAATGCTAGTGCAACCGATAACAGCGGTTTCGCAAACATCTCTAATGATGCACCTGGTCAATTCCCGATCGGTTCTACAACGGTTACATGGACAGCTATTGATGCTGCAGGAAATAAAACAACGGCAACACAACAGGTTATTGTACAAGATAAAGAAGCGCCAGTCCTGATCGCGCCAAGCAATAAAATTGTAAGTACCAATACAGGTGCAAACTTTGCTACCGGAGTAGATCTTGGTAATG
Above is a genomic segment from Sediminibacterium sp. KACHI17 containing:
- a CDS encoding LamG-like jellyroll fold domain-containing protein; this encodes MAFSTRKLLLSSVLSVLLLFIISATKAQTNALSFDGVNDQMVVGTDTALNLNTQITIESWIKPDLTNTRNVQSVISKSSISQNTGYIFPRTDDNWNKLVFYINFNALGWRKLEVPYTAYKSSWTHVAATYDGAFMRIYINGSPAGELAVTGTITVNTNPLTVGYHNGFEGTSSEYFAGSIDEIRIWRRALVQCEIQNNLTCEVAAGGQTGLVSYFKLNQGSAGLLNSLLTSVTNSIAGRANATLNNFGLLGLTSNWIEGIATGTCSVFTPPVTSASSDKLSYLNTETIQFNATGGVSYSWTGPNGFTSTLASPTRSASGNAGTYTVAITTANGCVVKQNVTIQVSTRTGRGLHFDGINDVVTIADNPSLNTGTGLTIEAWIRPTDRNTPIQTVVNKSSFATQGYVFPRTDDGWRSISFYVHLEGQGWKIARAPYPLVNGQPQINTWHHVAATYDGFKLRIYVNGVLSATEEFVGQLSRNTNPISIGNQSGYTEFYQGNLDEVRIWNRALDLCEITNNMNCELPMPQTGLQVYYQFDQGLESVNNTAITQVTDASGNNNNGSLTNFTLLSNTSNFTAGKLTNDNTCAPFTAPTITAAANGSVLEVGSTIQLTANTDGASSYSWTGPNNFTSNQQNPTLTNAQIVNGGTYVVTAEVNGCNPLASVKVVIANKGGSITLDGVDDMLTHPSNDAFKIQNQITLESWVYPTDGQRNIQSVMGNSSRAHNYGYIFPRTDDGWKSVIFYLHINGEWKKLTAPEFNGLNQWHHVAATYDGFNMRIYVDGVLKATQEATGTITTIPPADLNTTINPNLFVIGNQPGFTEFYRGKLEEAKVWNRALNQCEIINNMNCELQPSQSGLVAYYKFNQGWANVANAETSVIDAGGNNRHLSLVNVAQDGTASNWSDFKVNGTCSTYAEPPVTAQANGSVFGIGSTIRLFANGGTAYEWTGPSSFESNSPSPIVYNAQSVNTGIYTVGVPFVNCKIYKSVRLTVTPLPAIQASGNTTICPSSKVTLSIASVGTAYQWYLNDEPITGANSSTYQAGATGAYSVGVTVDGNVQISAPISVTVVDNVPPSPNVVSLPTLNLSAPVTITNYPTASDNCRGTVTATTNSPLTFTQSGTYTIVWTYNDGNGNTATQTQQVVVVRNDVTPPVLNNLPSNVTVNCSAVPAVPVVTATDDVDGTGSVTFTESSTRSADIYNAAYYNYTITRTWSATDGSNNTSTVSRTITVVDNQAPVFGTINNINIAAANNAAGANVTYNVSAIDACGSPVTYTYNILSGSFFQIGVTTVQVTARDVIGNTANTSFTVSVFDNQAPAITAPANITVNTDAGSAFATNVNLGNATVSDNSASGVSITNNAPAQFPIGNTTVTWTATDAAGNATTATQVVTVKDVEPPVLVVPSSVTTVTNNSQAYATNVALGNASATDNSGFANISNDAPGQFPIGSTTVTWTAIDAAGNKTTATQQVIVQDKEAPVLIAPSNKIVSTNTGANFATGVDLGNASGSDNSGMAVQITNNAPSVYQLGQNQVLWTITDAFGNTASAIQIITVKDTEKPLISGVANIVVDAPSGSNTAIVSSLGTPSATDNVQVVSLTNNSSSTIYPIGTTTIVWTAIDAAGNENTTVQLVIVRDKTAPVLSEVPANTTVTCGSIPAVATVTASDNYDQNISVSFTESSTKGTDPTQASFYNYTITRTWTATDAGLNQVSASQVITVVDNQGPVINQPVNIEANSASGICGATVNFTVTASDLCGSPITYTYSKASGTVFPVGVTTVEVTATDASGNSSSSSFTVTVRDNQAPVITAPANIDVVFGAAINLGNATATDNCGVISITNNAPSSFPIGITVVTWTATDAAGNTNKVNQSVTVRDGIAPVLSGVPANVTVSCGSIPAVANVTASDNYDPSVTVIFTETSTKGSNPAQASFYNYVITRTWSARDASGNQVSASQAITVVDTQAPQITQPINIATNSAAGTCGAIVNYTVTATDNCGSPITYTYSKASGTVFSVGITTVTVTATDASGNSSSRSFTVTVTDNQIPSITAPANISVTFGTAVNLGTPIASDNCGVPTVTNNAPTTFPLGVTIVTWTAVDAAGNRNTATQTVTVVALTNCSSSITAIPENNTYTGGIPTNIYLGYGPQRVTLRVNATGGTSYTYNWTVVSGNGSLSSTTSSQPVFAPTQAGTYTFEVRVRTQAGCVSISRVTICVKDIRVKGGDDDDDDDDCDHKSHSSKDCKHKDHKYHSDCDHKSHSSKDCKNKSSKYSRDKYDKYDDDDDDDDCDHKSHSSKDCKHKDHKYHADCDHKSHNSKDCKNKSYKHDHDDDDDDEDDDSPKVYLCHVPPGNSNNPQTLRISINAVESHLRNHPGDKLGSCDQQGCTETIVVSTNPNVSTATATTEESASPVVKKLVPQISSESDLEIKVMGNPSRTFFTIKMESKYELPVQVRVFDINGRPLESKANQLPNSTIQIGHNLGSGTYYAEFQQGTRRKVIQLIKVR
- the dapF gene encoding diaminopimelate epimerase; the encoded protein is MITGMTLTFYKYQGTGNDFVIMDNRNGHIHLSTAQIHHLCDRRFGIGADGLMLLNTLSGYDFEMKYYNADGNESSMCGNGGRCLTKFAYDMGIHKTTYRFLASDGEHEAELDEKNWIRLKMKDVDTITQHNGDAILDTGSPHYIKTVQDIMKLDVFNEGRSIRNSKDFAEKGINVNFVEQESKNIVVRTYERGVEDETFSCGTGVTAAALVFAHNDKGFNRVDIKTKGGKLAVEFDKINDQQFRNIWLCGPADFVFKGEITI
- a CDS encoding nucleoside phosphorylase — encoded protein: MNRIAESEFILNQRGAVYHLNLRPEELAPTIITVGDPDRVGEVSKHFDQVEGKFQHREFVTHTGRIGQKRISVVSTGIGTDNIDIVLNELDALVNIDFDTRTVKSTHTPLTIVRVGTSGSLQADIPADSFVASTHGLGIDNLLNFYQQKNNPEESEIVGAFINHTKLGNNIASPYIASAGPSVLKHFVEGFHHGITVTCPGFYGPQGRVLRLGLFNTDWVDQLTSFQYGNHRITNFEMETSGIYGLGKLLGHHCLSLSAIVANRVNKQFSKDGAAAVEKLIIKTLEILSA